Part of the Kushneria marisflavi genome, TCGCGGGGCGCGATATGCTGCCCACCAGGGTTGTTGGGATTGATGACGACCATCGCGCGCAGATTGTCTGAATCAATCCACGATGCCACCACGGCCTCAGGGTGATCAGCGTCGTAAAACCATGCTTGATGACCGGCCTGCTGCCAGCGCCACTCATGCTCTCGATATCCGATATCGGGGAGCGCCACGATGCCTGACTCGACACAGTGCGGCAACTGCTCGATGGCCCACTGCGAGCCTGGAATATTTAAAAGCGTGAAATCATCCTCGGCACCGAGCGGTGACCCCAGATAATACCAGCTTGATGCCTCAAGAAGTGCCAGATCGTGATCCGGCAGGGCCTGACAGGCGCTCGCATCAATAGGTGTGATCGGATAGGGCCACGGGTTAATGCCGGTTGAGAGGTCCAGCCAATCCTCTCGCTTGATACCGTAACGACGGCTGACATCAGACAACCTGCCGCCGTGGGCCGGAAATGCCTCGAAAGCACGCGTCATGACCCTACCCATGTGATGATCAAAAGCACGGCAAGCCATATCAACAGGGCATGAAAGACAAGCGTGCAGGCACGATCGATATCCATCACCGCAGCAGGACGTCCCTCACCAAGTACCGGGCCTGCGACATGCTGCCCATGATAAATACCGCCACCGCCAAGCCGTATCCCCAAAGCTCCCGCTCCTGCGGCCATGACCGGTCCTGCATTTGGACTTTTCCAGTTCCTGCCCTGCTCCCACCAGCATCGTATGGCGGCATTGAAGGTGTTTTTTGAAATTTGCCAATGCCAGCCGGCCAGTGCGTAGGACAATGCCGTCAGTCGAGCCGGTATCCAGTTCATGATGTCGTCGACGCGTGCCGCGACACGTCCGAAATAAAGATAACGCTCACTGCGATACCCCCACATGGCATCAAGCGTGTTCACCACACGATAAAGCACGACACCGGGGATTCCTGCGACTGCGAACCAGAAAATTGCGGCGAACAGCGCATCACTGCCGTTTTCAAGTACGGACTCACAGGTCGCGCGTGATATTTCGCACGCCTCGAGCTGCCCTGTATCC contains:
- the cbiB gene encoding adenosylcobinamide-phosphate synthase CbiB; amino-acid sequence: MWIVILAATLVDQIWGEPRRFHPLVGLGWWISTVEKHVYGSSQSNTGNLVAGLIGWCLVIAPIMLAAIYLDRLLEGFWHIFLAVLTLYLAIGRKSLIEHAQRVYQPLLKDDLEDARQQVAMLVSRDTGQLEACEISRATCESVLENGSDALFAAIFWFAVAGIPGVVLYRVVNTLDAMWGYRSERYLYFGRVAARVDDIMNWIPARLTALSYALAGWHWQISKNTFNAAIRCWWEQGRNWKSPNAGPVMAAGAGALGIRLGGGGIYHGQHVAGPVLGEGRPAAVMDIDRACTLVFHALLIWLAVLLIITWVGS